The DNA sequence GTTCGGCGGTGTGTCGTGCGTGGACATGGTGTGGCCTCCTGACGGTTTCGAGCGTCTTCCGGACTGGGTCCAGACTGCGATCGACACATCGGAAGCGGCAACCATTGTTGCCATAACGGCAACTCGGGCATTCCTAACGGGAGTCGGTGGCTCCCTGTGCCCCGTCCTGTGCCCCGTCGTACGCCTGCCGTGCCGCCGCTATCGCCGGGCGGTGGGCTATCGACCAGTCGGCGAGCGACTTGATGAGGTGGGTCAGGCTGTGGCCCATCTCCGTCAGCTCGTACTCGACCTGGGGCGGGATCGTCGGGTGCACCGTCCGCTTCACCAGGCCGTCCCGCTCCAGGCGGCGCACCGTCAGCGTGAGCATGCGCTGCGAGATGCCGCCGTGGATGCGGCGCTGGAGCTCCTTGAACCGCAGTACGCCGCCCGCCAGTTCGACCACGACGTACACCGACCACTTGTCGCCGAGCCGGTCCAGGACGTCCCTGACCCCGCACTCCTCCTGCGGCGTCTCGCACGCGATCACGGGCTCGCCGACGAGCGTCTTGAGGGTGGTTACATCCGTGTGCCCCGCTGACATCAAAGTGCCTCCTTACGCGATCCCCCACCATCGAACACGATGGTCACGTACCGAATGCACAGCACTTCCGCACCGGTCGTCACCTCATTCAACCGCTCGTTCCGGGGGATCGTTCCCATGCTGCTCATCACCGGCGCCACCGGCGCACTCGGCCGGCTCATCACCGCGAAGCTCGCGGACCACGCAGACCACGCTGGCCGCACCGACGCGCCGTTCGTCGTCGGCACCCGCGATCCCGCGCCCGGTCAGCGCCGCGTCGACTTCGACGACCCGGAGTCCCTGGACTTCACCGGCGTGGACACGCTCCTCGTGATCTCCGCGGGCGCCGCCGAGGACGACGTCGTCATCGCCCGGCACGAGGCCGTGATCACCGCCGCCGAGAAGGCCGGCGTCGGCCACCTCGTCTACACCAGCCTGAGCGGCGACGGCGACCACCTGACGTACGCGCTCGCCCACCGCTGGACCGAGCGCAGGCTGCGCCGCTCCACCCTCGCCTGGACGGTGCTGCGCAACGGCCTGTACGCGGAGTTCCTCGCCGCCGTCGCCGCGCCCGGCCCGGACGGGACGATAGCCGCGCCGCTCGGCGACGGACGGCTCGCCGCGGTCGCCCGCGAGGACCTGGCCGAGGTCGCCGTCCGCGTGGCCACGGCCCCCGCCGCCCACGCCGGGCGCACGTACGAGCTGGTCGGTGAGGAGCCGCTCGGCGGCGCCGACCTGGCCGCGGCGACCGGCGGTTCGTACGAGCCCGGCGGTCTGGAGGCGACCCGCGCCGCGATCACGGGGGCCGGTCAGGCCCTGCCCTTCCAGGTGCCGATGCTCCTCAGCACGTACTCGTCGATAGCGGGCGGCTTCCTCGACGGCACCTCCATAGCGGACAACGCCCTGCGCACGCTCCTCGGCCGCGCCCCCCGCTCCGCGCTCGACGCGTATGTGACGGCGGTCCGGGGCTGAGTCCGGCGCGTCCCGGGCCGGGTCCTGCGGGCCCCGGGCGGCTCACACGGCCGCGAGCGGGGCGTCCTCACGCCACTTGAGGATCTTGTCGAAGCTGATCACCGCGCCGCCGCCGCGGCCCGGCCTGTTGCCGAAGTGCACGTCGTCGGCCAGCTCCCGGATGAGACACAGACCGCGGCCGCTCTCGGCGGACTCGGAAGGCGGCGCGGGCGCGGCGGGCGGGCCCTGCGTCCGGGCCTTGCGCTGGGTCTGGGCGGTCCCCGCGCCCGCACGGCGGCGCGTGCGGCGGCCGCGCCCGGTGCCGCGCCTGCCCTTCACCCTCGTGGCGGGCGTGTTCGCGGCACTCATGAAGACCCGGCCCGGCGGCAGGCCGGGGCCGGAGTCGGCGACCTCGATGCGGCACTTCTCGCCGTCGAGATAGGCGGTGACGCGGTAGGCACCCGCCGTGGCGCCCGTCGCACCGCCGTGCTCCACCGCGTTCGCACAGGCCTCGGTCAGCGCGAGCGACAGGTCGTACGAGACGTCCGGGTCCACCCCGGCCGTCTCCATCGTGCCGATGAGCAGACGCCGCGCGAGCGGGACGCTCGCGGCTTCGCGCCGCAAATGGAGGGACCACCAGATGCTCATGCTTCAGCCTCCTGGCATGCTCCAGCCCTCTGGCCGCGGCTCGACATACCGATACGTATTGCCGCCAGTGCCCCGGGATAAGCGCCCAGTTGACGTGACGCCGCCCATACGGCGGACGCGGCGAGGGCTGTGTCCGGTGTAGCGGGACATACGGCTGCGCCTACCCGGCACGGCACCACGGATTCCCGGAGCCGGTCCCCCTCAGGGACGCAGTCACCCTTATCGCTCATTTCGGTTGATTCCGTCGCCTTGCGGCATGGACGGGAGCTTGCGGACCTGCCGCACGGGGTCGGGCGGCCCAGTGCGATGATGGCCCGGCCATGACTGCCCCCCACCAGCGCCAGGCGCGCGCCGGAGCCGATCTCCGGCTGCTGCGGGCCGCGATGTTCGCCGCGGTCTGCCTCGTGCTGTCCGCCGGGGGCCATGTACTCGCTTCCTGCGCCACCGTCCCGCTGTGGACGCTCGGCGCCGGGTTCCTCGCCGTGCTCGCGCTCGCGGTGCCCCTCGCCGGACGGGAGCGGTCGCTTCCGGGCATCGCGGGGGCGCTCGCGGTCGGACAGCTCGGGCTGCACGCGCTGTTCGGGCTCGGCCAGCACGGCACGGCCATGGCGGCGGGCGGCACGGGCGGCGGCTCGCTCGTCGAGCGCGCGGCCAGCATCGTGTGCGGGGCGGGCGGAGCCACCATCACCCCCGTCCAGGCCCGGCAGATCCTGGAAACCGCGGGCGTCGACCCGTCCGGCGGCCACGGCGCGCACGCCCACGCCACCGGTGAGGCGGCGGCCGCGCAGACCACGATGGCGGGTTCGGCGATGTCCGTCCTGCCGTCGCTGCCGATGCTGCTCGCGCACGTGCTCGCGGCGGTGGCCGCGGGCTGGCTGCTGCGCCGCGGCGACGTCGCGCTCATGCGGCTCGTCAGGCTCTCCGCCCAGGGGGCGCAGGGAGTCGCCCAAGGGGCGCTCATGCGTTCCCTGCGCGCCGCCCTCGCGCTTGTCCGCGCGCTGCGCGCCGGGCTTCCCGGCGCGCCCGAGCAGGCCTCAGGACCGGCGCGCGCGGCCCGCACCCTGGTGCCGCCGAAGCTCCGGGCGGCCGTGCTCCAGCACACGGTGATCCGGCGCGGCCCGCCCGCGGCCGCCGCGTTCTCGCTCGCCGCCTGACGCGGACCGCTCCACCTGCGCCGCCGTACGCGTACGCCATGACGTACCGACGTACTGAGTGACGTACGGCCGTACTGACGTACTGCTGTGGGAGGGGTGCCGCGCGGCGCGTCCGCACCTGCGCGTGGCCCTCGGGCCCGCCGCAGCGCGTCCCCTTCCGCACACCTCTCGTCCGCACAGCCGTGCCTTTCGCTCACGTGGGCCCCACGGGTCCCGCCACGACGGTCCGGCCGCCGCGCACTCCTGCCGAAACTGGAGCACTCCGCCATGACGACCCAGAAGTCCCCGAAGTCCGCCGCCCTCACCCGCGCCTCCGTCGTGGGCGGCGTCGCCGCCTCCGCCGTCCTGCTGCTCTCCGTGCCCGCCTTCGCGCACGTCAGCGTCAGCCCCGAGGGGCAGGCGGCCAAGGGCGGCTACGCGACCGTCAACTTCAAGGTCCCGAACGAGCGCGACGACGCCTCGACGACCAAGCTCGAAGTCACCTTCCCCACCGACCACCCGCTCGCGTCCGTGATGCCGCAGCCCGTGCCCGGCTGGAAGGCGAAGGTCACCAAGACCAAGCTCCAGAAGCCGATCGAGATCCACGGCGAGAAGATCAACGAGGCCGTCTCCAAGGTCACCTGGACCGCCGACGGCAAGGGCGTCGAGCCCGGTTACTTCCAGAAGTTCCCGCTGTCCATCGGCCAGCTCCCCGAGAACGCCGACCAGCTGGTCTTCAAGGCCCTGCAGACGTACGACAACAAGGAAGTCGTCCGCTGGATCGAGCCGCAGAAGGGCGACGAGGAGCCGGAGTACCCGGCGCCGACGCTCCAGCTGACCGCCGCGTCCGACGACCACCACGGCGCCTCCGCCGCCAAGGACGACAAGTCCGGCGCCAAGTCGGGTGACGCCAAGCAGGAGACCGCTTCGGACGGCGACAGCAGCGACACCACCGCCCGCACCCTCGGCATCGTCGGCATCGTCGTCGGCGTCGCGGGCGTGGCCTTCGGCGTCGTCGCCCAGCGCCGCCGCGCCACCAGCTGAGGCGTCGCCGCCTCGGCCGCCCTCGGGACGCGCCGACGCCGGACACCCGGCCCCGGCGCGTCCCGGCCCCCTCACATCTGGGACATTTTCGTATGCGCAAGTTGAGCAACCAGACCACCACGTCGGGCCCGAAGACCACGAAGAGGCGCGCGCTGGCCGGCGCCGCCCTGCTCGCCGCCGCGGGGCTCACGCTGACCGCCTGCGGCGGTGACGACGGCGACAAGAAGGACAAGCCGATCGCCGACGTCTCCGTGGAGGCGGAGTCGAAGCAGGCCGCGACCGTCCTCGACAAGCCGTTCAAGAAGCCGGACCTGGTCCTCACCGACACCCACGGCAAGAAGTACGACCTGCGCGAGCGGACCAAGGGCAAGCCGGTGCTGCTGTACTACGGCTACACCAACTGCCCGGACGTCTGCCCGCTGACGATGAGCAACATCGCCGTCGCCAAGAAGGACATGCTGCGCAAGAAGGCCGTCACCAAGGCGGAGCTCGACCAGCTCCAGGTCGTCTTCGTGACCACCGACCCCGAGCGCGACACCTCCAAGGAACTCGGCAAGTGGCTGAAGGCCCAGGACCCCGAGTTCATCGGCCTGACCGGTGACTTCCCGACCATCCAGGCCAGCGCCCGGACGGTCGGCATCAGCATCGAGCCGTCCAAGAAGCTCAAGAACGACAAGATCGAGTCGATGCACGGCACCCAGGTCATCGCGTTCTCCCCGAAGACCGACGCCGGATACGTCGTCTACAACGGCCAGGACACCCGCGCCGAGGAGTACGCGCAGGACCTCCCCAAGATCATCAAGGGACAGAACCCGTGAACCACCGCACCACCCGGCGCCGCCTCCTCACCGGCTGTGCCATAGCCCTGACCGCGGGCCTGGCCCTGACCGGCTGCAACGACGAC is a window from the Streptomyces spectabilis genome containing:
- a CDS encoding YcnI family protein, whose product is MTTQKSPKSAALTRASVVGGVAASAVLLLSVPAFAHVSVSPEGQAAKGGYATVNFKVPNERDDASTTKLEVTFPTDHPLASVMPQPVPGWKAKVTKTKLQKPIEIHGEKINEAVSKVTWTADGKGVEPGYFQKFPLSIGQLPENADQLVFKALQTYDNKEVVRWIEPQKGDEEPEYPAPTLQLTAASDDHHGASAAKDDKSGAKSGDAKQETASDGDSSDTTARTLGIVGIVVGVAGVAFGVVAQRRRATS
- a CDS encoding NAD(P)H-binding protein, which codes for MLLITGATGALGRLITAKLADHADHAGRTDAPFVVGTRDPAPGQRRVDFDDPESLDFTGVDTLLVISAGAAEDDVVIARHEAVITAAEKAGVGHLVYTSLSGDGDHLTYALAHRWTERRLRRSTLAWTVLRNGLYAEFLAAVAAPGPDGTIAAPLGDGRLAAVAREDLAEVAVRVATAPAAHAGRTYELVGEEPLGGADLAAATGGSYEPGGLEATRAAITGAGQALPFQVPMLLSTYSSIAGGFLDGTSIADNALRTLLGRAPRSALDAYVTAVRG
- a CDS encoding SCO family protein; the encoded protein is MRKLSNQTTTSGPKTTKRRALAGAALLAAAGLTLTACGGDDGDKKDKPIADVSVEAESKQAATVLDKPFKKPDLVLTDTHGKKYDLRERTKGKPVLLYYGYTNCPDVCPLTMSNIAVAKKDMLRKKAVTKAELDQLQVVFVTTDPERDTSKELGKWLKAQDPEFIGLTGDFPTIQASARTVGISIEPSKKLKNDKIESMHGTQVIAFSPKTDAGYVVYNGQDTRAEEYAQDLPKIIKGQNP
- a CDS encoding winged helix-turn-helix transcriptional regulator produces the protein MSAGHTDVTTLKTLVGEPVIACETPQEECGVRDVLDRLGDKWSVYVVVELAGGVLRFKELQRRIHGGISQRMLTLTVRRLERDGLVKRTVHPTIPPQVEYELTEMGHSLTHLIKSLADWSIAHRPAIAAARQAYDGAQDGAQGATDSR
- a CDS encoding ATP-binding protein — translated: MSIWWSLHLRREAASVPLARRLLIGTMETAGVDPDVSYDLSLALTEACANAVEHGGATGATAGAYRVTAYLDGEKCRIEVADSGPGLPPGRVFMSAANTPATRVKGRRGTGRGRRTRRRAGAGTAQTQRKARTQGPPAAPAPPSESAESGRGLCLIRELADDVHFGNRPGRGGGAVISFDKILKWREDAPLAAV